In Phyllobacterium zundukense, one DNA window encodes the following:
- the gluQRS gene encoding tRNA glutamyl-Q(34) synthetase GluQRS gives MTVPVFRFAPSPNGHLHLGHAYSALLNQQMARTTGGRLLLRMEDIDRERCTPDLEQTMLEDLHWIGFEWETPVRRQSEHFAVYQEALSKLISMDLVYPAFLSRGDIKREIERIAGDKNNWPRDPDGALLYPQADKELSKREREKLISEGRPFSWRLNMDRAIAQIGEPLSWSETAPEKHTVEARPQDWGDVIIARKDMPTSYHLSVVIDDALQGITHVVRGRDLFHATSVHRLLQRLFGIEPPVYHHHALVLDLDGEKLSKSRKDTALRELRSQGETRQEIYRLVGL, from the coding sequence ATGACAGTTCCTGTTTTTCGTTTTGCTCCAAGTCCCAATGGCCATCTGCACCTCGGCCATGCCTATTCGGCTTTGCTGAACCAGCAAATGGCACGCACAACGGGCGGTCGATTGCTCCTGCGCATGGAAGACATCGACCGTGAGCGCTGCACGCCCGATCTCGAACAAACGATGCTCGAGGATTTGCACTGGATCGGTTTTGAGTGGGAGACGCCCGTTCGCCGTCAATCGGAACATTTCGCGGTCTACCAGGAGGCGCTGAGCAAGCTGATCAGCATGGATCTTGTTTATCCGGCCTTTCTCAGCCGCGGCGACATCAAGCGCGAGATTGAAAGGATTGCTGGCGACAAGAACAACTGGCCGCGTGATCCCGACGGCGCACTGCTCTATCCGCAGGCCGACAAAGAACTATCAAAACGTGAGCGCGAAAAGCTGATCAGCGAGGGGCGACCATTCTCGTGGCGACTGAACATGGACCGTGCCATCGCGCAGATCGGCGAGCCGCTTTCCTGGAGCGAAACGGCACCTGAGAAACACACCGTCGAAGCGCGGCCGCAGGATTGGGGCGACGTCATCATCGCGCGCAAGGACATGCCGACGAGCTACCATCTCTCCGTCGTCATAGACGATGCCTTGCAGGGCATCACCCATGTCGTGCGCGGCAGGGACCTCTTTCATGCCACCAGCGTTCACCGCCTCTTGCAGCGGCTTTTTGGCATCGAGCCGCCTGTCTACCATCATCACGCGCTGGTGCTCGATCTCGATGGCGAGAAACTCTCGAAGAGCCGCAAGGACACAGCCCTGCGCGAATTGCGCTCTCAAGGCGAAACGCGCCAAGAAATCTATCGCTTGGTGGGGTTATAG
- a CDS encoding DMT family transporter, with protein MPVRFFPALFVVLWATGFIGARYAMPYMEPFLFLTARFVIAGAILGIWVVLAGNRWPNKRGAMHAIIAGCLIHGVYLGAVFWAIHNGLPAGMSALVVGLQPLITALIAGLALRETIQPRHWAGLAVGFSGVAMVLWPKLSISADGITPATVTASIVSVLAISAGTVWQKRFVGAIDLKAGTALQYLGAAVLTGIFSLLFETHIIIWSGSLVFAMFWLVFVLSIGAVLLLMILINQGAVSKVASLFYLVPGVTALMAYALFGETLTLFQLFGMFIATLGVALSTGQRRSAALPSQ; from the coding sequence ATGCCCGTCCGCTTTTTCCCTGCCTTGTTCGTCGTTCTCTGGGCCACCGGCTTCATCGGCGCGCGTTACGCCATGCCTTACATGGAGCCGTTCCTGTTTCTGACGGCGCGGTTTGTCATTGCCGGGGCAATCCTTGGCATCTGGGTGGTCCTTGCCGGCAACCGCTGGCCCAACAAGCGCGGCGCCATGCATGCGATCATTGCCGGTTGCCTCATACACGGCGTCTATCTCGGAGCTGTCTTCTGGGCCATCCACAATGGACTGCCGGCGGGCATGTCGGCTCTCGTTGTCGGGTTGCAGCCATTGATCACGGCGTTGATTGCCGGCCTGGCTCTTCGCGAGACAATCCAGCCGCGTCACTGGGCCGGACTGGCCGTAGGCTTCAGCGGCGTCGCCATGGTCCTCTGGCCCAAACTGTCGATTTCCGCTGACGGCATCACTCCAGCGACCGTGACCGCATCGATCGTATCGGTACTTGCCATCAGCGCCGGTACGGTATGGCAGAAGCGCTTTGTCGGTGCGATTGACCTGAAGGCCGGAACGGCGCTGCAATATCTCGGTGCCGCGGTACTTACCGGCATATTCTCGCTGCTGTTCGAGACGCACATCATCATCTGGTCCGGATCGCTGGTCTTCGCCATGTTCTGGCTGGTGTTCGTCCTTTCCATTGGTGCAGTGCTGCTCCTGATGATTCTCATCAACCAGGGCGCTGTGTCGAAGGTCGCATCGCTGTTTTATCTGGTGCCGGGTGTCACCGCCCTGATGGCCTACGCACTCTTCGGTGAAACGCTGACACTGTTCCAGCTGTTCGGGATGTTCATCGCGACACTTGGCGTCGCCCTGTCGACCGGTCAGAGGCGTTCGGCTGCCTTGCCTTCCCAATAG